GGAATCGCCGCACAGACGCTGATGCTGGCGGCCAAGGCGATGGGATATGATTCCTGTCCGATGGACGGATTTGACTTCGATACGGTCGCCAAGTTGATCCACCTACCGGAGGATCACGTCATTGCGATGTTTGTCGTCATCGGCAAGGCGACCCAAGAGGCCCGTTCGCGGGGCGGGCAATTGCCGATGTCGGATGTCGTCCTGACCGATCGCTTTTAGTCCCGGCGCCCAACCCGGAGACTCGATACGAGGCCGAGGAGCCGGATCGACCCCTCAGCCTTTCCTTGCAAAAAATGCACACAGTGGGCATTTATTACATGCATAAAATACCATCCCAGGAGATAATTTCCTTGCAATAAATACCGATGTTGGTAGGATTTTTCATATGAAACGTACCATCACTCAAGCATTGCTTGACTGGAGAGATCGCGAAACACGGAAACCCCTCATTCTTCGGGGCGCCCGTCAAGTGGGTAAAACCTATAGTCTCTTAGAGTTCGGGAAAAACCACTTTCCGCGATTTTACTATGTAAACTTCGAGCGAGATGTTCGAGCCAGGGAGCTGTTTGATAAGAACCTGGATCCGGCCCGTATTTTGGATGACTTGCAGCTCTACTTCGATTCTGCAATCAATCAGCCGACGGATCTCATCATTTTCGATGAGATCCAGCATTGTCCTCATGCCCTGACCTCACTCAAATATTTCCATGAGCAGAGCCCGCAGCTGGCCATTTGCGCGGCCGATTCTCTTCTCGGCGTTACCCTAACCGGCGAATCGTTTCCCGTGGGGAAGGTGTCCTTTCTGGATTTGTACCCGATGAATTTCGAGGAATTTCTTGAAGGCATCGGGAAGGAACGTCTGGTGAATTCGGTTCGTTCCTATGTTTTTACAAAACCCCTGCCCCAAATCGCTCATGATCAATTGTGGGAACATTGGAAACAATATCTTATCGTTGGTGGTTTGCCCGAAGTCGTCGCGACATATCGGAATAAAATGGACAACCAATATGAATCCCTAAAAGCCACCCGTGAAATCCAACGTGACCTTCTCGAAACATATATGGGAGATATCGCCAAACACTCAGGAAAGACAAATGCATTGCACATCGAACGGCTCTGGCGGAATGTAACTCATCAACTTGCCCGATCCCAAGATGGATCCACTTCAAAATTTAAATTCAAAGATGCTGTGCCTGGAATACGCGGTTATGACCGGTTGGCTTCTCCCATGGACTGGCTGGAAAAGGCAAACCTCACAATACGAACCTCCATTATTGAAAGGGCGGAAACGCCACTGAGAGGTTTTTCCAAGGAAAATCGGTTCAAGCAATACTTTTTCGATGTGGGGCTTCTAGGCGCCTTCAGCGATATCGAACCTGTACATTTCCTAGATTTTGATTTTAAGACCTATAAAGGATATGTAGCCGAGAACTTTGTGGCCCAGGAATTTCGTGCTTCGGGTATTCAAAATCTATATTGTTGGGTGGGGAGAATGGCGGAAATCGAATTTCTAATTGAGGCGGCCTTCGGCATTGTCCCCATCGAAGTGAAATCCGGGAATGTTACACGATCAA
The sequence above is drawn from the Candidatus Eisenbacteria bacterium genome and encodes:
- a CDS encoding AAA family ATPase, which translates into the protein MKRTITQALLDWRDRETRKPLILRGARQVGKTYSLLEFGKNHFPRFYYVNFERDVRARELFDKNLDPARILDDLQLYFDSAINQPTDLIIFDEIQHCPHALTSLKYFHEQSPQLAICAADSLLGVTLTGESFPVGKVSFLDLYPMNFEEFLEGIGKERLVNSVRSYVFTKPLPQIAHDQLWEHWKQYLIVGGLPEVVATYRNKMDNQYESLKATREIQRDLLETYMGDIAKHSGKTNALHIERLWRNVTHQLARSQDGSTSKFKFKDAVPGIRGYDRLASPMDWLEKANLTIRTSIIERAETPLRGFSKENRFKQYFFDVGLLGAFSDIEPVHFLDFDFKTYKGYVAENFVAQEFRASGIQNLYCWVGRMAEIEFLIEAAFGIVPIEVKSGNVTRSKSLNVYEERYSPQKSIVLSARNIESRNPRIHVPIYLAGAIKNHLMKRETP